A DNA window from Peromyscus leucopus breed LL Stock chromosome 3, UCI_PerLeu_2.1, whole genome shotgun sequence contains the following coding sequences:
- the Mrps33 gene encoding 28S ribosomal protein S33, mitochondrial produces the protein MASLSEYALRMSRLSARIFGEVARPTDSKSRKVVNMFSEQPLAKKKETYDWYPNHNTYFALMGTLRFLGLYRDEHQDFMDEQRRLKKLRGKGKPRKGEGKRATKKK, from the exons ATGGCTTCACTTTCAGAATATGCACTGCGTATGTCTCGTCTGAGTGCCCGGATCTTTGGTGAAGTGGCCAGGCCTACTGATTCAAAGTCCAGGAAAGTGGTGAATATGTTCAGTGAACAGCCCTTGGCCAAAAAGAAAGAGACTTATGACTGGTATCCAAATCACAACACGTATTTTGCGCTCATGGGCACACTCCGTTTCCTTGGCCTTTACAg AGATGAGCATCAGGATTTTATGGATGAGCAAAGACGTCTAAAGAAGCTCCGTGGAAAGGGGAAaccaaggaaaggagaagggaaaagagcTACAAAGAAGAAATAG